The genomic interval accagaaacgtaagcgagcaaaacaaatgaaaagtaaaaaaaatatagattaatcataaacaaatTTTTCACTGAGGTTTAGTGAACCTCAGGTTTTTTATATGCTGGACCACgggtgttaaaattgatgttatcaaattaatatccaatttttcaccctcattttgattttaatatatatatatatatataatatatatatatatatatatatatatatatatatatatatagatatatatatatataatatatatttatgtatatatatatatatatatatatatatatatatatataatatatatatatatattcatatatatatatatatatatatatatgtgtgtgtgtatatatatatatacatatatatatatatatatatagatatttatatgtatatatatatatattatatatatatataatatatgtgtgtgtgtatatatatatattcatatatatttatttaagtacgtatatacatttatatttatataacaagacaaaataaatacactccccacacacaaacgcatacacacacacacacacccatatatatacacacacatatatacacacacatatacacacacacatatacacacacagtttgtTTGCCTCTACTTGATATTTCTTGAAGTTCTTCGTGAGACACCGAacaccactccctctctctccctctctctccctctctctccctctctctccctctctctccctctctctccctctctctcccagcGCCACCTCTGTAAGCAACACAATCAGTCTCTGTTTTAAAATAACGAAGAAAGATTCAACTAATTATAGTTTTAATTGATATCTCGATGTTTTGTCACGTGTCATAAGTGACACCGACACCCCaccgccatcaccgccaccaccaccaccaccaccacttccaccatcgtTAAACCACAATTTACAACGCATTTTAcgatcttttattcagacatagtgtatctaggactacattatctaatgtgtccttcctagcATCTGTTGCTGTTTCTGCATAAGCCAAGGTCCACTATAACTGGGGCTCAGCCCAGGATTTACAATACAGAATGGTGAAAAACTGTAACCTCGGACCTCGGCCACGAGAATACGCGAGACTTTCCTAATCTCaacaatattgttagcctggttTTACTGACAGGAGGCTTATAAAGGATTTGGACGGAATTGCTAATTCCTCACTGTTAGCTTggttataagtgtgtgtatatatatgtgtgtatgtatgtatataggtatatactcttttactcttttacatgtttcagtcatttgactgcggccatgctggagcaccgcctttagtcgagcaaatcgaccccgggacttattctttgtaagcccagtacttattctatcggtctcttttgccgaaccgcttagcgacagggacgtaaacacaccagcatcggttgtcaagcaatgctagggggacaaacacagacacacatacacacacacatacatacatatacatatatatacatatataagacaggcttctttcagtttccgtctaccaaatccactcacaaggcgttggtcggcccggggctatagcagaagacacttgcccaagatgccacgcagtgggactgaacccggaaccatgtggttggttagcaagctacttaccacacagccactcctgcgcctatatatatatatatatatatatatgtgtgtgtgtgtgtgtgtgtgtgtgtatgtaggtgactgtgtttgtacctccactgtcgcttgacaaccgatgctggtgtgtttaggtctctgtaacttagcggttcggcaaaaggacaaaatagaataaatactatgcttacaaagaacaagtcctggggttgatttgtccgactaaaggcgctgctgcagcatggccgcagtcaaatgactgaaacaagtaaaagaataaaagaatatatatatatttgtatatgtgaacgtatgtgtttatattcatatatagatgtgtatgtatgtatatttacatacgtttacgaaatgtatgtctacatatttatatatatatatatatctgtatgtacgtgtatatgtatatatgtatgaatgaatttgtacatgaatttatgtttgtgtgtatagatatatgtatataagtgtctgattgtctgtctatctatcaatctgtgtatgtatgtatatatatatatatatatatatatatatatatatatatatatatatatatatatatatagtatatatcattatacgtattcatatgcataaatacacacacacgattcaTGCATTCATTCCCGCTGCCAGCGCATGTACTGTGATGCAGCCTAACAAACCAGTTCAGTTCTGTCTCTGTTTATAAAACACAATAAGTGGCTTTCAGCCACTTATGGACAAAgcatgagtgtggtgtgtgtgtgtatatattctgcttttgatatacatacatataaaaaaataaatatgtatgtgtacatatgtttgggTCGTATTGGCGAACGAACATAATTGATATGTGGTCGTTACAGGAGCAGTTTCATGAaggcacagacactcacacactcgcacatacacatacacacacacacacacacacacacaacacacacaaacacacacactttcacaattAGCCGATTTGTTATTTAACGGGGAAAAATAAATCGGACACACCAATACCTCCTTCCCCACCTGTCTTCCTtacaaccaccgccgccacccGTACGCCACCCAttgtaaactacacacacacacgtacatacatacacctacatacacacacacctacactaaCCAAACATAGCCCCAACCCCTTCGTCGTCAACCTCCCCTCCCCAATTCGGATTGTGCTAAGATTtcccaatgtttatatatacaagtgttaTATACACACTGGAAAGTATTATACACACCCACCGTCTCCACAGAGCccctctatttctttatttaggTCTCTAATTCCTGTTCCTAACCTCACCCCGCCCCCCAGCGCTGTCCCCTTCTAACAAGACCCAACAGTTGTGGTTATTTAAGTGGTCACCTCATTTTTGGTGACGgctgtgtaaatacacacacacacacacacacaccacacacacacatacgtgcgcagTCACAGACTCATACACAGACTCATGCAGaatatacatgcgtatgcacacacacagacacacacacacaaccacacaagctcacacaaacaacccacatatatatactcacacacgcactcatacacatgcgcatacacacacataatcacatagcacaacaaatacatacacatatacatacatacatatatctatcaaacatagacagacacacatacacatgcgcacacacaaaacaacagaaatacacacacataggcgcaggagtggctgtgtggtaagtagcttgctatcctctgctatagccccgggccgaccaaagccttgagagtggacttggtagacggaaactgaaagaagcctgtcgtatatatgtatatatatatatatatgtatgtgtgtgtgtgtttgtgtgtctgtgtttgtccccctagcattgtttgacaaccgatgatggtgtgtttatgtccccgttacttagcggttcggcaaaagagccgatagaataagtactgggcttacaaaagaataagtcccggggtcgagttgctcgattaaaaggcggtgctccagcatggccgcagtcaaaatactgaaacaagtaaaaagagtaaagagatgtgCAATATAGcaatacaagcacacaaatattcacaacacactaccatgcacacatatatacacacgcgcacgtacaccTCGCCACCACACACTCCCCTGTCCTTCCCACCCCCGCTTTCGTCCGACTCCcaccctcctctccctcctcttactctacaaaaacaaaaaccctcgccgcggtggtggtggaggttgtaatTTACTGTGACGACAAGACCTAACAGGGATAAACATGGCCGTGAGATGTGCCCCTGGCCCCCACCGGAATTAGAAAACATGAGTCGACCCTCAACAACTTCAaaaactgatacacacacaccaacacacacaccaacacacacaaactataGGACTGCGAGacaatgtatgcgtgtttgtgtgtatgtatgtgtgtgtgtgtatgtgtgtgtgtatcttttacttttcaggtattggactgcggccatgctgggggcaacATCTCAAAGGGTTTAGTGGAAGTAATTGACCCCAATACGCACTTTTTTCAgagcccagtacttgttttatcagtcCTCtacgccgaaccgctaaattacggagacgAAACCAAACcaagaccggttgtcaagtggcggtgggaaacaaacacacatacacacacacagaacccaccgccatatatatatatatatatatatctgcctgtctctctctctctctctcttctctctctctacctatctatctggaTTTCTATGCCTATCTCAAACATTCTGTCCTtcaccatctccactaccactactactagcaCCAGCAACATCAAAACtacagtatcaccaccaccaccaccaccaccaccacaacagcaacaataacaataacaacttctTGACGTTGCAATCAACTgacaatttatatttctttttatatttcaggtgATTGGTGAATTTTTAGAAAACTGGAAGCAACCCGGATTTGATCCCGCGTCACATCAGCTGAGAAGGTAGTTCGTGTttttgtgtagtagtagtatggcCTGCGTTGAACTGAAAGCAGTCAGACTGATGCAACTGCGACGAAGTGGTGGAGCGGTGCTGAAGAGAGGAGACGACGGCAACGGCCGATCGCCACTGAAAGGCTCTTCGACGACATCGGAGGAGAGCGAAATGGTGGTGGAGAGCTACAGATGTTCCGGTTCAGTGACATCGGAGGAGATGGACGgcgatgaggtggtggtggtcaccaGGAGGAAAGGAGAACGACACGACGATGACgtcgataatgatgacgatgacgactgcGACATGAACGACGACAACGTGTTCTCTCCAGAAATCTCGACCCTCCCAACGTCCTcctccacccctcctcctcctcttgctgctgctgctcctggtggtggtggtggtggtggtggtggcggtggcggtggtgtctTGAATCCGGAGAAGATGAATATCCTCGGGGAGAAGAAGTCGGCGGcgggtagcggcggcggcggcggtgacgtTGTGGTGGTGACGGGAATTACAAGACGCTGCGGCAGTCGTGGCGGACCCATCGACTCTCAAGCAGACGGAATTCTGGGTAAATGTGCAATCATGGCAGACACCAAAGACCCGAACTTGACTTCCGGCAAGCTCAGCCTCGTCATCAATAAACCTTTGgctaacaacaaccacaacaacaataacaacaacaacattaaaatcagcaacaacaacaatatcatcgtcgacaacaacaacaaaaacaacaaagagatGCCAGCCAACTCCCCGCCCCCGCACAGCTTATCCccatcttcctccacctcctccctcttcgtttcctctccttcctcttctccatACCCTCCCTCACCGGCGGCCATTATCCACGGTGGAGGCGGCGGTGGGTCGTCGTCATCGGCGTCGgcgtcggcggcggcggcggcggtggcgaccCCCGGATTTTTCTGCCTGAAGAGCGGCGCCTACCCGTTGATCGCGTCGCGTGAGCTGGGTACGCGTTCGGCCAGCTACAGCTCCGAGAACCCCCTGGACCTGCGCAACAAAGTCCCCGCCATTCGACGCCGCTTCAGCGACGCCATTACAGAGATGCCGATCCGCAAGATGGCGCGGCGGATGTTTACCAATAGTCGTGAACGCTGGCGACAACAGAACGTTAACGGAGCCTTCGCAGAGTTGCGTCGGTTGGTGCCCACCCATCCACCCGACAAGAAACTCAGCAAAAATGAGATTCTGCGTTTGGCCATCCGGTATATCAATCTGCTGACTCAAGTTATCGACTACCAAAAGACAGCCGAAGACGGCGCCTTTGAATGCGagccgaagaagaagaagaatagtattaTAGCAGACGCCGCTGGGAAACTTcgaggcggcggtggcggtggcgggggcagtggcggtggtggtgggggtcggCTTGCGACCCGCATCGAGGCCATAATGGCTGTGAACGAGAGCAGCGACCCCAGTTCGAACCACCGGCATCGGGTTTTTCATCAACAGCATCTCTACAACCCGAACCTGAACCGACAgcaataccaccaccagcaccaacaccagcatcatcatcatcatcaccaccaccaccatcatcgtcacaacacgaacaacaacaacaataccaacaacaacaacaacaacaacagcaacgaaaatTTGAATTGTCACGACAGACTCGCTGACGAGGGCGACGCAGACGGCAGCT from Octopus sinensis unplaced genomic scaffold, ASM634580v1 Contig19793, whole genome shotgun sequence carries:
- the LOC115232181 gene encoding putative uncharacterized protein DDB_G0277255, producing MACVELKAVRLMQLRRSGGAVLKRGDDGNGRSPLKGSSTTSEESEMVVESYRCSGSVTSEEMDGDEVVVVTRRKGERHDDDVDNDDDDDCDMNDDNVFSPEISTLPTSSSTPPPPLAAAAPGGGGGGGGGGGGGVLNPEKMNILGEKKSAAGSGGGGGDVVVVTGITRRCGSRGGPIDSQADGILGKCAIMADTKDPNLTSGKLSLVINKPLANNNHNNNNNNNIKISNNNNIIVDNNNKNNKEMPANSPPPHSLSPSSSTSSLFVSSPSSSPYPPSPAAIIHGGGGGGSSSSASASAAAAAVATPGFFCLKSGAYPLIASRELGTRSASYSSENPLDLRNKVPAIRRRFSDAITEMPIRKMARRMFTNSRERWRQQNVNGAFAELRRLVPTHPPDKKLSKNEILRLAIRYINLLTQVIDYQKTAEDGAFECEPKKKKNSIIADAAGKLRGGGGGGGGSGGGGGGRLATRIEAIMAVNESSDPSSNHRHRVFHQQHLYNPNLNRQQYHHQHQHQHHHHHHHHHHHRHNTNNNNNTNNNNNNNSNENLNCHDRLADEGDADGSLQHSTLSGALNHNSNSNNSHNNHNHNNNNNNVIHITKIEDDYSEVMSQGPSPASSYFDDTSEDESCI